The following are encoded in a window of Periplaneta americana isolate PAMFEO1 chromosome 13, P.americana_PAMFEO1_priV1, whole genome shotgun sequence genomic DNA:
- the LOC138712220 gene encoding probable enoyl-CoA hydratase translates to MWKLVTNTLTGDILKMSMLKKNICKLAVTNNVMGRNCHASSNEEILVEKLGPITTIGINRPQKRNCVNKVTAEKLSKAILEFEEDDAALVGVLHGIGGNFCAGYDLEEVSGFGTGDVNFDFTPGHGPMGPTRRMFKKPLVAAVSGYAVAGGMELAMMCDLRVMEETAVMGVFCRRFGVPLIDGGTVRLQALVGLSRALDLILTGRAIKAQEAYEWGLANRVVACGTGLGQAINLASSLVKFPQACMLADRESAYNTAFNANSYEEAFEFEKNNSLPAVLQESIAGAKKFVSGVGRHGKFYNLTGGKEEKPFQSKL, encoded by the exons ATGTGGAAATTAGTGACCAACACACTAACAGGAGACATTTTAAAGATGTCCATGCTTAAAAAGAATATCTGTAAGCTCGCAGTTACTAATAATGTGATGGGTAGGAATTGTCATGCCTCTAGTAATG AGGAAATATTGGTAGAGAAACTGGGGCCCATTACTACTATTGGTATAAATCGACCACAGAAAAGAAATTGTGTAAATAAAGTAACAGCTGAAAAACTGTCAAAAGCAATTCTAGAATTTGAAGAAGATGATGCAGCTCTTGTTGGAGTACTTCATGGTATTGGAGGAAACTTCTGTGCTGGTTATGACCTAGAAGAAGTGTCAGGATTTGGCACTGGTGATGTGAATTTCGATTTTACTCCTGGACATGGCCCTATG GGTCCAACGCGAAGAATGTTTAAAAAACCACTAGTGGCAGCTGTAAGTGGTTATGCTGTGGCTGGTGGAATGGAACTTGCTATGATGTGTGATCTGAGAGTCATGGAAGAAACAGCTGTGATGGGCGTTTTCTGTCGTCGTTTTG gAGTTCCTCTGATCGATGGTGGTACAGTTAGATTACAGGCGTTGGTGGGACTGTCCAGAGCTCTGGACTTGATACTAACTGGTCGAGCTATCAAAGCCCAAGAAGCTTATGAATGGGGTCTTGCAAATCGTGTAGTTGCATGTGGAACAG GTCTGGGACAAGCAATAAATTTAGCAAGCTCTTTAGTTAAGTTTCCTCAGGCATGTATGCTAGCTGATAGAGAATCTGCATACAATACAGCTTTCAATGCAAACAGTTACGAAGAGGCTTTCGAatttgagaaaaataatagtCTACCAGCAGTGTTACAG GAATCCATAGCTGGTGCCAAGAAATTCGTGTCTGGCGTGGGAAGACATGGAAAATTCTACAACTTAACAGGTGGAAAGGAAGAGAAGCCATTTCAAAGCAAACTGTGA